A genomic segment from Moorena sp. SIOASIH encodes:
- a CDS encoding excalibur calcium-binding domain-containing protein, producing MKQIFLRSFQALVMTVLLMLSIVASLTSYPDLALAQTEPNLSSPGSEAEILHPTAFVTVSHGSLTPNFGAVTNIFNGNGLTGSGTELDQLHVAGGNPANFLSAKLNHCGTAADVNFDFDFGSPVVLNTLALWNYNAFNTTATNRGIKDFILVLSNKADFSDPVFESSTLTLPKGPATNIPATIFSFPNVEAQFARIDVVSNYGPTSLIGLSEVRFAKMVSNTTSNPPSAPQPEFPDCVNSDCNCSDFSTQAEAQQVLDGFPGDPHRLDRDKDGIACESLP from the coding sequence GTGAAACAAATTTTCCTGAGAAGCTTTCAAGCTTTGGTGATGACAGTTCTGTTGATGCTTTCGATAGTAGCATCACTGACTAGTTACCCCGATCTAGCCCTAGCCCAAACAGAGCCTAACCTCTCCAGCCCTGGTTCTGAGGCTGAAATCCTACATCCAACTGCTTTTGTTACAGTAAGTCATGGGTCGTTAACACCTAATTTTGGAGCTGTAACTAACATTTTCAATGGCAATGGACTGACTGGTAGCGGCACGGAACTGGATCAACTCCACGTAGCTGGAGGAAATCCAGCTAACTTTCTCTCAGCTAAGCTAAATCATTGTGGAACGGCAGCTGATGTCAACTTTGACTTTGACTTTGGCAGCCCAGTAGTCTTGAATACACTAGCCCTCTGGAATTACAATGCTTTCAATACAACGGCAACTAATCGGGGTATCAAAGACTTTATCTTAGTTCTCTCTAACAAAGCAGATTTTAGTGATCCAGTTTTTGAATCTTCAACCCTAACTCTGCCTAAAGGACCTGCAACCAATATTCCGGCTACTATCTTCTCTTTTCCTAATGTGGAAGCTCAGTTTGCCAGAATCGATGTTGTCTCCAACTATGGACCGACAAGTCTTATTGGCTTATCTGAGGTTCGTTTTGCCAAGATGGTTAGTAACACAACATCTAACCCGCCTTCTGCTCCACAACCTGAATTTCCCGATTGCGTGAATTCAGATTGCAATTGTTCAGATTTCAGTACTCAAGCTGAAGCCCAACAGGTGCTTGATGGCTTTCCCGGCGACCCCCACCGGCTAGACCGTGATAAAGATGGTATCGCTTGTGAGTCACTGCCGTAA
- a CDS encoding pentapeptide repeat-containing protein, translating into MTEFSQGNKTKKLTIAASSKGIETAKKAFDKLGFELKSNFPKSQGISHYTVTKFFKSEPIQLDLFKRICQGLNLDWKEIAGIAEEQASEQLNKNDGSRSEPVQGVEPSQSLSHQETVIQRQSQTIKAILVLEGDINSVQPSKLIESILQQSSGYTINIIDIKPSRLILEGFQEAIERLEARIKSEDLKQLSGFPIQEIQILNERSDDEENSKLDHKWRLVAEIASGGAVGRDLRGADLSDADLSNTKLSGANLIRADLSGTDLSDADLSGTDLSDADLSGADLSGADLIRANLIRPNLSDANLCGVNLIRANLIRANLSGANLIGANLIGANLIGANLIGANFSGANFSNANLSGANLSNLNLSGVNLSGANLSGANLIRVNLKNANLSGADLGGTNLRSAELFSANLRGANLRGAYLSDARVSGANLSDADLSGANLSRANLSRYSLFGAKLSGANLSRACLSGSNLTGANLSDANLTGADLFAANLSDADVKNARFAYIVGIDESTKLELIQRGAIF; encoded by the coding sequence ATGACAGAGTTTAGCCAGGGTAATAAAACTAAAAAACTAACTATCGCCGCCTCTTCAAAAGGTATTGAAACAGCGAAAAAAGCTTTTGATAAGCTAGGGTTTGAGTTAAAAAGTAACTTCCCCAAGTCACAAGGGATAAGTCACTATACAGTTACAAAATTTTTTAAATCAGAGCCCATTCAGCTTGATTTATTTAAACGCATATGCCAGGGATTGAATCTAGACTGGAAAGAAATTGCGGGAATAGCAGAAGAACAAGCATCAGAACAGCTAAACAAAAATGATGGCAGTCGCTCAGAGCCGGTGCAGGGTGTAGAGCCAAGTCAATCCCTGAGCCACCAAGAGACTGTAATCCAGAGACAAAGTCAAACAATTAAAGCTATTCTTGTCTTAGAAGGAGATATAAATTCAGTTCAACCTTCAAAACTGATTGAATCTATTTTACAACAATCGTCAGGATACACGATCAACATTATTGATATTAAACCAAGCCGCTTAATCTTAGAGGGGTTTCAAGAAGCTATCGAACGGCTTGAAGCTCGGATAAAATCAGAAGACCTAAAACAATTAAGCGGTTTTCCTATTCAAGAGATTCAAATTTTGAACGAAAGGTCAGATGATGAAGAAAATAGCAAGCTTGATCATAAATGGCGTCTAGTGGCAGAGATTGCTAGCGGTGGAGCTGTGGGTCGAGACTTGAGGGGTGCAGACCTCAGTGATGCGGATCTCAGTAATACGAAGCTCAGTGGTGCTAATCTGATTCGTGCCGACCTGAGTGGTACCGACCTCAGTGATGCGGACTTGAGTGGTACCGACCTCAGTGATGCGGACTTGAGTGGTGCGGACCTCAGTGGTGCCGACCTAATTCGTGCTAACTTGATTCGCCCCAACCTAAGTGATGCTAACCTCTGTGGTGTCAACTTGATTCGTGCCAACCTGATTCGTGCCAATCTTAGTGGAGCCAACCTAATTGGAGCCAACCTGATTGGAGCCAACCTAATTGGAGCCAACCTAATTGGAGCCAACTTCAGTGGAGCCAACTTCAGTAATGCCAACCTCAGTGGTGCTAACCTCAGTAATCTTAACCTGAGTGGTGTCAACCTCAGTGGTGCTAACCTCAGTGGTGCCAACCTAATTCGTGTCAACCTGAAAAATGCTAACCTCAGTGGTGCAGACCTGGGGGGTACCAACCTCCGGAGTGCCGAGCTGTTTAGTGCCAACCTCAGGGGTGCTAACCTCCGGGGTGCCTACCTCAGTGATGCCAGGGTGAGTGGTGCAAACCTCAGTGATGCCGACCTCAGTGGAGCCAACCTGAGTCGTGCCAACCTAAGTCGTTACAGCCTTTTTGGTGCCAAGCTCAGTGGAGCCAACCTGAGTCGTGCCTGCCTCAGTGGATCCAACCTCACTGGTGCAAACCTGAGTGATGCCAACCTCACTGGTGCGGACCTGTTTGCTGCTAACCTTAGTGATGCTGACGTGAAAAATGCCCGATTCGCATATATTGTAGGAATTGATGAATCCACTAAGCTTGAGCTAATTCAAAGAGGAGCAATTTTTTAG
- a CDS encoding DUF6335 family protein: protein MTDYKNKDIVNSYEILKREEGYTDNRNTEEVLLADLTGIEDPDRIFEGVVDRDTGMGRTLEKLRTSKLSGGNVTGGDIYDNWYQAEVVGEEAVGGETPTPDQNVTEDLLESMGISSVDGEAVQTRDKLEVRDHLRWELNPESSEDYSEHLK from the coding sequence ATGACAGATTACAAGAACAAGGATATAGTCAACTCTTATGAAATTCTGAAGCGAGAGGAAGGGTATACTGACAACCGTAATACTGAAGAAGTATTGTTAGCAGACCTAACTGGAATAGAAGACCCTGACCGAATTTTTGAGGGTGTAGTTGACCGTGACACTGGGATGGGACGCACCTTGGAGAAGTTGAGAACTAGCAAACTATCCGGTGGCAATGTCACCGGTGGCGATATTTATGATAATTGGTATCAGGCTGAAGTAGTGGGGGAAGAAGCAGTTGGAGGAGAAACGCCCACTCCTGACCAAAATGTAACTGAAGACTTGCTGGAGTCCATGGGAATTTCTTCAGTTGATGGTGAAGCTGTGCAAACTCGAGACAAGTTAGAGGTTCGCGATCACCTCCGCTGGGAGCTGAACCCTGAGTCTTCTGAAGATTACTCCGAGCACTTGAAATAA
- a CDS encoding DNA cytosine methyltransferase, with amino-acid sequence MNDSKNAIDIFAGAGGLSLGFHMAGWQITTAIEIDKSAVSTYRENFPSTNVIRSDIRAIDFTQFQGIDLVVGSPPCQPFAVPKQEQNKQLSRANPKDLVPEFIRAVREIRPKAFLMETMRGLQSSKNFNYYQWIIQQFQSLDYSVYVDLLEAASYGIPQYRERLFFVGLATKTDFRFPLKTHGLGTSNSYISSGSALTDVPDYEPNSTKVSYANKPVIRPTPWTATLVKGGGKPINFDAPSPTITATMGGYRTHIIDPEGVLLVYHRHLMNGGKPRSGTVEGVRRLTVRESARLQSFPDHFVFKGSKTSRYRQVGNAVPPRLAKAVGEAIHQAIFPSELSTTKDFQSYFDQLCDKLHLRL; translated from the coding sequence ATGAATGATTCCAAAAACGCCATCGATATATTTGCAGGGGCAGGTGGCCTTTCTCTGGGTTTCCATATGGCTGGGTGGCAGATCACCACAGCAATAGAAATTGATAAATCTGCTGTTTCCACTTATCGAGAAAACTTTCCTAGCACTAATGTTATTCGCTCCGATATTCGAGCTATAGACTTTACTCAATTTCAAGGTATTGACCTAGTAGTAGGTTCACCGCCGTGTCAACCTTTTGCTGTCCCAAAACAAGAGCAAAATAAACAGTTATCCCGAGCCAATCCTAAGGATTTAGTTCCAGAATTTATTCGAGCAGTCAGGGAGATTCGACCCAAGGCATTTTTAATGGAAACTATGCGTGGGTTGCAAAGCTCTAAAAATTTTAACTATTATCAATGGATTATTCAGCAGTTTCAATCCCTAGATTATTCAGTTTATGTAGACCTTTTAGAAGCAGCATCCTATGGAATTCCCCAGTATCGTGAACGTCTATTTTTCGTCGGTTTAGCCACAAAAACTGATTTTAGGTTTCCCCTGAAAACCCATGGTTTAGGGACATCTAATTCCTATATTTCATCGGGTTCAGCCTTAACTGATGTTCCCGACTATGAGCCGAATAGCACTAAAGTTTCCTATGCCAATAAACCCGTTATTCGTCCTACCCCTTGGACAGCAACTCTAGTCAAGGGTGGGGGAAAACCCATCAATTTCGATGCACCAAGTCCTACCATTACCGCTACTATGGGAGGTTACCGAACCCACATTATTGACCCTGAAGGTGTTTTACTGGTGTATCATCGTCATTTAATGAATGGGGGAAAGCCCAGATCAGGAACAGTTGAAGGGGTAAGACGGCTGACGGTACGGGAATCAGCTAGACTCCAATCCTTTCCTGATCATTTTGTATTCAAAGGTTCTAAAACATCACGATACAGACAGGTTGGTAATGCTGTACCACCACGGTTAGCCAAAGCAGTTGGAGAAGCAATCCATCAAGCAATCTTCCCCTCTGAGCTATCAACGACAAAAGACTTTCAATCCTATTTTGATCAGCTTTGCGACAAATTGCATCTGCGGCTGTAG